One Malania oleifera isolate guangnan ecotype guangnan chromosome 10, ASM2987363v1, whole genome shotgun sequence genomic region harbors:
- the LOC131166728 gene encoding uncharacterized protein LOC131166728, translated as MKPPSFSRGSDPLVAESWVQSIEDMLVVLPCTDEHKEVFVTFKLTREAKCWWRSTNLIEEKRLDLVAVTWSQFLELFFDRYFPAIVRRVKAVEFLHLTQEQLTIQQYATCSIELSRFSPHLVPDKEKKARKFEEDLRQNLFEQVIGFQAQIFAEVVDKAAIIESDMQRGTAAQSQRKRPMPQGFQAGSS; from the coding sequence ATGAAACCTCCGTCATTTTCTAGAGGATCGGACCCTTTAGTAGCTGAGAGCTGGGTCCAAAGCATTGAGGATATGTtggtagtgcttccatgtacggatgaacaTAAGGAAGTATTTGTGACGTTCAAACTGACTAGGGAGgcaaaatgctggtggagatcgACAAATTTGATTGAGGAAAAGAGGCTTGATCTAGTAGCGGTGACGTGGAGCCAATTTCTGGAGTTGTTCTTCGACCGGTACTTCCCCGCCATCGTTAGGAGAGTGAAGGCGGTCGAATTCTTACACTTAACTCAGGAACAGTTGACAATACAACAATATGCAACTTGCTCCATAGAGTTGTCTCGATTTTCCCCACATTTGGTACCAGATAaggagaagaaggcgaggaagtttgaggaagacTTGAGGcaaaatttgtttgagcaggtcaTTGGCTTTCAAGCTCAGATATTCGCGGAGGTTGTGGACaaagctgcgattattgagagtgacaTGCAGAGAGGTAccgcagctcagagtcagaggaagagacctatgcCTCAGGGTTTCCAGGCAGGTTCTAGct